The Flammeovirga agarivorans genomic interval GGAAGCAACCAAGCGTGCACCTATATCAGCAGCCACTCAGGCTCGTAAGGCAGCAGGTGAGCGTGTCCGTGCGAAACGTAAGGCCACTCCGAAGTTCATTTATGGAGGCGGCGATGAGTAAACAATAAGGAGACAACATGAGCTACGACAAGTCCAAACCTAGTGACTACGACGGTATGTTCCAGAAGGCAGCAGACGCACACGGTGTTAGTTATGACCTGCTGCGTAAACTGTCCTTCAACGAATCATCCTTCAACCCTAAGGCCGTCTCTAAGACTGGCCCTAAGGGCATCATGCAGTTCACCAAAGCGACTGCCCAGAGCATGGGCCTTAACGTGACCGATGGTGATGACGATGGGCGCTACAATCCAGAGTTAGCCATTGACGCCGGGGCTAAGTTACTCAGCAGCCTCGTTAAGAAGTACAACGGGGATGAGCTGAAAGCTGCCCTAGCGTACAACCAAGGGGAAGGCCCAGAGAT includes:
- a CDS encoding transglycosylase SLT domain-containing protein — protein: MSYDKSKPSDYDGMFQKAADAHGVSYDLLRKLSFNESSFNPKAVSKTGPKGIMQFTKATAQSMGLNVTDGDDDGRYNPELAIDAGAKLLSSLVKKYNGDELKAALAYNQGEGPE